From a single Glycine soja cultivar W05 chromosome 19, ASM419377v2, whole genome shotgun sequence genomic region:
- the LOC114399130 gene encoding protein SINE1-like, giving the protein MGRSLSPLVRQELANLEKDEDSRKSAMKALKSYVKDLDYKAIPFFLAKVSESKENCSGEFTISIYEVLARVHGVKIVPLIDSIMRTIVKTLASSAGSFPLQQACSKVVPAIARYGIDPSTPEDKKRHIIQSLCSPLSDSLSSSQESLTSGAALCLKALVDSENWRFASDELVNRVCQNVAVALDGKSGQTNSHMGLVMSLAKRNALIIEAYARLLVQSGIRILNAGLVEGNSQKRLSSIQMINYLMRSLDSRSIFSEIELIIEEMDKCQSDKMAFVQGAALEALQTAKRIASDKKPRYAKSPASVTGSNFSRREEDYMEGENTSSGEGEHTPSSLTPESSTFDFFSGYESVGSPISSNLDYGQRSVTRKLWSNENGGVDVSLKDGLFSQVGKEGALLEHSLIHEFSNGEGDYTEEFAGFMGRNTRHGVSKSTTTSPLRSHTQATVDSIKIFETPRKLIHSLQDSSDVSLGCSKKQNRRYRSLSSDNIEWSPASKYDQNGFADDTNKCDSEVIEGCAEVEFQGSSESVSSTDDIPADADKQMHTEVVPVNRNAKTTYKLVCGLSCVLLAVATPLLWINSQDEGHYLVPT; this is encoded by the exons ATGGGTAGGAGTCTCAGCCCTTTGGTGAGGCAAGAGCTGGCAAATCTTGAGAAAGATGAAGATAGCCGCAAATCCGCCATGAAGGCGTTGAAATCCTATGTGAAAGATTTGGATTATAAGGCCATTCCTTTCTTTCTTGCAAAAGTTTCTGAGAGCAAGGAAAATTGTTCAGGGGAGTTCACAATTTCAATCTATGAAGTTCTTGCACGGGTTCACGGTGTCAAAATTGTTCCCTTGATAGACAGCATCATGAGAACTATAGTCAAGACTTTGGCTTCAAGTGCAGGGTCCTTCCCTCTCCAACAGGCTTGCTCAAAGGTGGTTCCTGCAATTGCAAGATATGGAATTGACCCCTCAACCCCAGAAGATAAAAAGAGGCACATTATTCAGTCCCTTTGCTCGCCTCTTTCTGATTCCCTTTCGAGTTCTCAGGAGAGTCTTACTTCGGGTGCTGCTCTTTGCTTGAAGGCTCTGGTGGATTCTGAAAATTGGAGGTTTGCTTCAGATGAGTTGGTCAATAGGGTTTGCCAGAATGTTGCTGTGGCATTAGATGGAAAGTCTGGTCAAACCAACTCACACATGGGCCTAGTTATGTCGTTGGCCAAGCGCAATGCTTTGATCATTGAAGCGTATGCAAGGTTGCTAGTACAATCTGGAATAAGAATACTGAATGCTGGCCTTGTGGAGGGGAATTCTCAGAAAAGGCTTTCATCCATTCAGATGATCAACTACTTGATGAGAAGTTTGGACTCTAGAAGCATATTCTCAGAGATTGAATTGATAATTGAGGAGATGGACAAGTGCCAATCTGATAAAATGGCATTTGTGCAAGGTGCGGCACTTGAGGCTTTGCAAACTGCCAAGAGAATTGCAAGTGATAAAAAACCAAGATATGCTAAAAGTCCTGCTTCAGTGACAGGATCAAACTTTAGTAGGAGAGAAGAAGACTATATGGAGGGAGAGAATACTTCTTCTGGTGAAGGAGAACATACTCCTTCCTCTCTTACACCAGAATCGAGTACATTCGACTTTTTCTCTGGATATGAATCTGTTGGGTCTCCTATTTCAAGCAACTTAGACTATGGACAAAGAAGCGTGACTAGGAAGCTTTGGAGTAATGAAAATGGAGGGGTTGATGTTTCTCTGAAGGATGGCTTGTTTTCACAAGTAGGAAAAGAAGGTGCTTTGTTAGAGCATTCATTGATTCACGAGTTTTCTAATGGAGAGGGAGACTATACAGAGGAGTTTGCTGGTTTCATGGGCAGAAATACCAGGCATGGAGTATCCAAAAGTACCACCACAAGTCCACTA AGGTCACACACTCAGGCAACTGTTGACAGCATAAAAATCTTTGAGACCCCTAGGAAGCTCATCCACTctcttcaagattcaagtgatgTGTCTTTGGGTTGCTCTAAGAAGCAGAATAGAAGGTATAGAAGTCTATCCTCAGACAACATTGAGTGGAGTCCAGCTTCTAAATACGACCAAAACGGTTTCGCAGATGACACGAACAAGTGTGACAGTGAAGTAATTGAAGGTTGTGCTGAGGTTGAGTTCCAAGGTAGCTCAGAGTCAGTCTCATCAACAGATGACATTCCTGCAGATGCCGATAAGCAGATGCATACCGAAGTGGTTCCTGTAAACAGAAATGCTAAGACTACATATAAATTGGTTTGTGGTCTTTCATGTGTTCTACTTGCAGTGGCCACTCCATTGCTTTGGATCAATAGTCAGGATGAAGGTCATTATCTTGTGCCAACATAA